The Arthrobacter burdickii genome window below encodes:
- a CDS encoding dihydroxyacetone kinase subunit DhaK has translation MKKIINDPENFVDEMIEGITLAHPDLVRTPGSDPRILVRADAPLPDRVGIVTGGGSGHLPLFKGYVGRGLCSAVAIGNVFSSPSSEQIFEATLAVNGGAGVLYLYGNYGGDVLNFDLAADLAELEDVETRTVLGRDDVASQPKERAEDRRGVAGIVFAYKAAGAAAERGDSLAEVAAVAEDIIENTATMGIGLSPTILPTTAKASFDLPDGEMEIGIGIHGEPGIHRGQLETADQIATRLVHPLVEDLGLTAGDRVAVLVNGMGATPLEELYVLYRRVHHIAEELGLTVEKRYIGEYATSLEMAGASISLLKLNEERLALLNAPAESPFFREG, from the coding sequence ATGAAGAAGATAATCAACGACCCGGAGAACTTCGTGGACGAGATGATCGAAGGGATCACCCTGGCCCATCCGGATCTCGTCCGGACCCCTGGCAGCGATCCCCGGATCCTGGTACGGGCCGATGCCCCGCTCCCGGACAGGGTAGGCATCGTCACGGGTGGCGGGTCCGGACACCTGCCCCTCTTCAAGGGGTACGTCGGCAGGGGCCTCTGCTCCGCCGTCGCCATCGGCAACGTCTTCTCCTCGCCGTCGTCGGAGCAGATCTTCGAGGCGACCCTGGCCGTCAACGGCGGCGCCGGAGTCCTCTACCTCTACGGCAACTACGGCGGCGACGTCCTCAACTTCGACCTGGCGGCCGACCTGGCCGAACTCGAGGACGTCGAGACGCGCACCGTCCTCGGCCGGGACGACGTCGCGAGCCAGCCGAAGGAACGCGCCGAGGACCGTCGCGGCGTGGCCGGCATCGTCTTCGCGTACAAGGCCGCCGGTGCTGCCGCGGAACGGGGCGACAGTCTCGCCGAGGTGGCGGCCGTCGCCGAGGACATCATCGAGAACACGGCGACCATGGGCATCGGCCTCTCTCCCACGATCCTTCCGACGACGGCGAAGGCCAGCTTCGACCTGCCCGACGGGGAGATGGAGATCGGGATCGGCATCCACGGCGAGCCGGGCATCCACCGGGGACAGCTGGAAACGGCCGACCAGATCGCCACCCGGCTCGTCCACCCGCTGGTGGAGGACCTCGGACTGACGGCCGGGGACCGTGTGGCCGTCCTGGTCAACGGAATGGGAGCCACTCCCCTGGAGGAGCTCTACGTCCTCTACCGGCGCGTCCACCACATCGCCGAGGAGCTCGGCCTGACGGTGGAGAAACGCTACATCGGCGAGTACGCGACGAGCCTCGAAATGGCGGGTGCCTCCATCTCGCTCCTCAAGCTGAACGAGGAACGGCTCGCGCTGCTCAATGCCCCGGCCGAGTCTCCGTTCTTCCGGGAGGGATGA
- a CDS encoding FGGY-family carbohydrate kinase, translating into MELFVGIDIGTFETKGVVVDAEGVVRARARRRHGISTPRQGHVEQDADLVWWSDFAAVSSELMSSDAARDGTIAAVGCSAIGPCVLPVDAGLRPLRPGILYGIDTRAFREIGELEENLGREEVFRRSGNALTSQSAGPKVAWVRNNEPEIAAAARWYVTAHGYLVARLTGRVTMDHGTAGYFHPFYDLDSQSWDVTGCENAVRREQLPELGWATDIAGTVTDEAARLTGLPVGVPVVFGAVDAPAEAVSATVVNPGDLMLMYGSSTYMIKVTEAPLRGKVLWSAPYVFPGTFVLAAGTSTAGTLTRWVADVLGLDLSVSDDELFGGLLALAEQSPPGAHGLLLLPHFSGERTPVHDPTSRGALVGLSLEHGRADIARAVLEGVAHSVAHALSAYDDVGETPERILAVGGGTKNRIFTQSVTDITGSPQTIALTDGAALGDAAIAAFAVGRLPDRDSIKDWGRLGERIDVDTSGAAVLRSDHADYLELYRSLSALNARRMERRHDR; encoded by the coding sequence GTGGAGCTGTTCGTCGGCATCGACATCGGCACCTTCGAGACGAAGGGAGTGGTCGTCGACGCGGAAGGCGTCGTGCGGGCGCGCGCCCGACGCCGGCACGGGATCTCCACGCCGCGGCAGGGACACGTCGAACAGGACGCGGACCTGGTGTGGTGGTCGGACTTCGCCGCGGTGAGCTCGGAGCTGATGTCGTCGGACGCCGCCCGGGACGGGACCATCGCCGCCGTCGGCTGCAGCGCGATCGGGCCGTGCGTGCTGCCGGTCGATGCCGGCCTGCGCCCGCTGCGTCCGGGGATCCTGTACGGGATCGATACCAGGGCCTTCCGCGAGATCGGAGAGCTGGAGGAGAACCTCGGTCGAGAGGAGGTCTTCCGGCGGAGCGGCAATGCGCTCACCAGCCAGTCGGCCGGACCGAAGGTCGCCTGGGTCAGGAACAACGAGCCGGAGATCGCAGCGGCCGCGCGCTGGTACGTCACGGCGCACGGCTACCTCGTGGCCCGGCTGACCGGCCGGGTGACGATGGATCACGGAACCGCCGGCTATTTCCATCCCTTCTACGACCTGGACAGCCAGTCCTGGGACGTGACGGGTTGCGAGAATGCAGTGCGCCGTGAGCAGTTGCCGGAGCTGGGCTGGGCCACCGACATCGCCGGAACCGTCACCGATGAGGCGGCCCGGCTCACCGGCCTGCCGGTGGGGGTCCCGGTCGTCTTCGGCGCCGTCGACGCTCCCGCGGAAGCGGTGAGCGCGACGGTGGTGAATCCGGGTGATCTCATGCTGATGTACGGCTCCTCGACCTACATGATCAAGGTGACCGAGGCACCCCTGCGCGGGAAGGTGCTCTGGTCCGCCCCGTACGTCTTCCCCGGGACGTTCGTCCTGGCCGCCGGCACGTCCACGGCGGGGACCCTGACCCGGTGGGTGGCGGATGTCCTGGGACTGGACCTGTCCGTCAGCGACGACGAGCTCTTCGGCGGACTGCTGGCGCTCGCAGAGCAGTCACCTCCGGGAGCGCACGGCCTGCTGCTGCTTCCGCACTTCAGCGGGGAACGCACCCCCGTCCATGATCCGACGAGCCGTGGAGCCCTGGTCGGCCTGTCGCTCGAGCACGGCCGCGCGGATATCGCGCGGGCAGTCCTGGAGGGGGTCGCCCACTCCGTCGCGCACGCCCTCTCCGCCTACGACGACGTCGGGGAGACCCCTGAGCGGATCCTCGCGGTCGGCGGCGGGACGAAGAACCGGATCTTCACCCAGTCCGTCACGGACATCACGGGCTCCCCGCAGACCATTGCGCTGACGGACGGCGCAGCGCTCGGCGATGCGGCGATCGCTGCCTTCGCCGTCGGCAGGCTTCCGGATCGGGACAGCATCAAGGACTGGGGCCGGCTCGGTGAGAGGATCGACGTCGACACCTCCGGTGCCGCGGTCCTCCGCAGCGACCACGCCGACTACCTGGAGTTGTACCGTTCCCTGTCGGCCCTGAACGCCCGGAGGATGGAGAGACGTCATGACCGCTGA
- a CDS encoding sugar ABC transporter ATP-binding protein has protein sequence MTSTSSAPDGAPPVLEVRNISKSYGGAKALQDVSLSLVSGNVHCLAGENGCGKSTLIKIISGAEHPDGGEIFIDGRAHAFMTPAEAIKAGIQVIYQDFSLFPNLTVAENIVLTSAVAARSRTFSARKSRPAAERIVKELRLHLDLDQDVERLSVADKQLTAICRALVNDARVIIMDEPTTALTHSEVARLFAVVRTLQQRGVALVFVSHKLEEALEVSQDLTILRSGRNVVSGPTAGFDRGSLIRHMTGRDVNETRLVTTPRLEEDPVLTVDSLTLQGAFHNVSFTLHRGEILGITGLLGSGRSEIAESLFGVLPADSGSVHVNGKRVRLNSIEDAIRAGIGYVPEDRLSQGLFLEKSIADNIIAGSVDKHLQGKLFVDTRKVAQTIKRLFDQLRIKAANVTAPVRSLSGGNAQRVVLAKWLANHPAILILNGPTVGVDVGSKEEILAVLREQADSGMGVIVISDDVPELVAVCNRVLVVRQGAVVDELGGEEIQPGAIEERMAA, from the coding sequence ATGACCAGCACATCCTCCGCGCCCGACGGCGCACCTCCGGTCCTTGAGGTCAGGAACATCTCCAAGAGCTACGGCGGCGCGAAAGCCCTCCAGGACGTCAGCCTCTCCCTCGTGAGCGGCAACGTCCACTGCCTTGCCGGTGAGAACGGCTGCGGCAAATCAACCCTCATCAAGATCATCAGCGGAGCCGAGCATCCCGACGGGGGCGAGATCTTCATCGATGGCCGGGCTCATGCCTTCATGACTCCCGCCGAGGCGATCAAGGCAGGCATCCAGGTGATCTACCAGGACTTCTCCCTCTTCCCCAATCTCACCGTCGCCGAGAACATCGTGCTCACGTCCGCTGTCGCCGCGCGCAGCAGGACCTTCTCCGCACGGAAATCCCGTCCGGCCGCCGAGCGCATCGTGAAGGAGCTGAGGCTGCACCTGGACCTCGACCAGGACGTGGAGCGCCTCTCGGTGGCCGACAAGCAGCTCACCGCGATCTGCCGCGCCCTGGTGAACGACGCCCGGGTCATCATCATGGACGAACCGACGACGGCGCTCACCCACAGCGAAGTCGCGAGGCTCTTCGCCGTCGTCCGCACCCTGCAGCAGCGCGGCGTGGCACTCGTGTTCGTCAGCCACAAGCTGGAGGAGGCCCTCGAGGTCTCACAGGACCTCACCATCCTGCGCAGCGGCAGGAACGTCGTGTCAGGACCCACCGCCGGCTTCGACCGGGGGTCGCTCATCCGGCACATGACCGGACGCGACGTCAACGAGACCCGGCTGGTCACCACCCCGCGACTGGAGGAAGATCCCGTCCTGACCGTCGACTCACTCACCCTCCAGGGCGCGTTCCACAACGTCTCCTTCACCCTGCACCGCGGGGAGATCCTCGGGATCACGGGGCTGCTCGGCTCCGGCCGCAGTGAGATCGCCGAGAGCCTCTTCGGGGTGCTGCCCGCCGACTCCGGGTCGGTCCACGTGAACGGGAAGCGGGTGAGGCTGAACTCCATCGAGGACGCCATCCGCGCGGGCATCGGGTACGTCCCCGAAGACCGGCTCAGCCAGGGACTCTTCCTCGAGAAGTCGATCGCGGACAACATCATCGCCGGCTCGGTCGACAAGCATCTGCAGGGCAAGCTGTTCGTCGACACCCGGAAGGTCGCGCAGACGATCAAACGGCTCTTCGACCAGCTGCGCATCAAGGCGGCGAACGTAACAGCTCCGGTCCGGAGCCTCTCCGGCGGCAACGCCCAGCGCGTCGTCCTCGCGAAGTGGCTGGCGAACCACCCGGCCATCCTGATCCTCAACGGTCCCACCGTCGGGGTGGACGTCGGCTCCAAGGAGGAGATCCTCGCGGTCCTGCGGGAACAGGCCGACAGCGGCATGGGCGTGATCGTCATCTCCGACGACGTCCCGGAGCTCGTCGCGGTATGCAACCGGGTCCTGGTCGTGCGGCAGGGCGCCGTGGTCGATGAACTCGGCGGCGAGGAGATCCAGCCCGGAGCCATCGAGGAGAGGATGGCGGCATGA
- a CDS encoding autoinducer 2 ABC transporter substrate-binding protein yields the protein MKHSKSARILSVGAVAMLLASCGTTGGGGGTAEKSEGGASAAPEDMTMVTVVKISGVGWFDRMEEGVNNFAETTGIDARQEGADDASPEKQIQIIQDLIPQAPTAITVVPNSPEGLENVLTQARDQGIVVVTHEASGIKNADMDIEAFDNKAYGAQIMDNLAECMGGKGEYVSFVGGLTAKTHMDWVSGALDQQKAEYPDLTRVEDPIESKEDENVAYDRAKEVLAKHPDIKGFQGSAGTDVAGIARAVQEAGKQDDVCVMGTSIPSVASKYLDDGSIDKIFFWDPALAGEAQLKIAQLLADGEEVGDGTDLGIEGYNSLKQLEGFDNVVVGDAAVVVDASNVGEYNF from the coding sequence ATGAAGCACAGCAAGTCTGCCCGAATCCTGTCCGTGGGCGCCGTCGCGATGCTCCTCGCATCGTGCGGAACAACAGGCGGCGGCGGGGGTACCGCAGAAAAGAGCGAGGGAGGCGCAAGCGCCGCTCCCGAGGACATGACGATGGTGACCGTCGTCAAGATCAGCGGTGTCGGCTGGTTCGACCGCATGGAGGAAGGCGTCAACAACTTCGCCGAGACCACGGGTATCGATGCCCGCCAGGAAGGCGCGGATGACGCCAGCCCGGAGAAGCAGATCCAGATCATCCAGGACCTCATCCCCCAGGCGCCGACAGCGATCACGGTGGTACCGAACTCGCCGGAGGGACTCGAGAACGTGCTCACCCAGGCACGGGACCAAGGAATCGTCGTCGTCACCCACGAGGCCAGCGGCATCAAGAATGCGGACATGGACATCGAGGCGTTCGACAACAAGGCCTACGGCGCGCAGATCATGGACAACCTCGCCGAATGCATGGGAGGGAAGGGCGAGTACGTCTCCTTCGTCGGTGGCCTCACCGCGAAGACCCACATGGACTGGGTGAGCGGAGCCCTCGATCAGCAGAAAGCCGAATACCCCGACCTGACCCGCGTCGAGGATCCGATCGAGAGCAAGGAAGACGAGAACGTCGCCTACGACCGGGCCAAGGAAGTCCTCGCGAAGCACCCCGACATCAAGGGCTTCCAGGGGTCCGCAGGTACGGACGTGGCCGGCATCGCCCGCGCCGTCCAGGAAGCAGGCAAGCAGGACGACGTCTGCGTCATGGGCACCAGCATCCCGTCGGTGGCCAGCAAGTACCTCGACGACGGATCCATCGACAAGATCTTCTTCTGGGATCCCGCCCTGGCCGGTGAAGCGCAGCTGAAGATCGCCCAGCTCCTCGCCGATGGTGAAGAGGTCGGAGACGGCACCGACCTCGGCATCGAAGGCTACAACTCGCTGAAGCAGCTGGAAGGCTTCGACAACGTGGTCGTCGGCGATGCGGCAGTCGTCGTCGATGCTTCCAACGTCGGCGAATACAACTTCTAG
- a CDS encoding DAK2 domain-containing protein has translation MSAMQGPDLNTAIRNALADVIQYADELRDLDAALGDGDLGVTVSLGAKAVRAALEELPDDALPADIAKTCAKAFANANPSTMAALVAGALLAGSRVWDDAASVSVADAGAFATAAGENIGKRGKSQVGDKTILDALMPAAEALSAGDPPDAALDKAIDAAQRGVTDTVGMQSRRGRASWLQERSIGLQDPGATAFLRFLQSWKAAN, from the coding sequence ATGAGTGCCATGCAGGGACCGGACCTCAACACCGCCATCCGCAACGCGCTCGCCGACGTGATCCAGTACGCCGACGAGCTGCGCGACCTCGACGCCGCGCTGGGCGACGGCGACCTGGGCGTCACCGTGTCGCTCGGGGCCAAAGCGGTCCGCGCTGCCCTCGAGGAACTCCCGGACGATGCGCTCCCCGCCGACATCGCGAAGACCTGCGCGAAAGCCTTCGCGAACGCCAACCCGTCGACCATGGCTGCGCTGGTGGCCGGGGCGCTGCTGGCGGGATCCCGGGTCTGGGACGACGCCGCGTCGGTCAGCGTCGCCGACGCCGGAGCCTTCGCCACCGCGGCAGGAGAGAACATCGGCAAACGCGGAAAATCGCAGGTCGGTGACAAGACCATCCTCGATGCCCTGATGCCCGCCGCGGAAGCACTGTCTGCCGGTGATCCTCCGGACGCGGCCCTGGACAAGGCCATCGACGCAGCACAGCGCGGCGTGACGGACACCGTGGGCATGCAGTCGCGCCGGGGCCGCGCATCCTGGCTCCAGGAACGCAGCATCGGCCTGCAGGACCCGGGGGCCACCGCGTTCCTGCGGTTCCTGCAGTCCTGGAAAGCCGCCAACTAG
- a CDS encoding BtpA/SgcQ family protein produces MTWLDDVFDVPKPVIAMCHLQALPGDPSYDRDGGVPAVLDHARRELQALQDGGVDGILISNEFSLPYLTKTEPITAITMARIIGELREEIRVPFGVNVLWDATASIDLAVATGASFVREIFTGVYASDFGTWETNVGATARHRIAVCGENVRLLYNIVPEAASYLGSRTIADIARSTVFNCRPDGLCVSGLTAGAPTDTSVLATVKENAGSTPVIVNTGVRAANAAEQLRVADAAIVGTYFKADGVFENPADTARVKELMSEVQNFRRSL; encoded by the coding sequence ATGACGTGGCTGGACGACGTATTCGACGTACCCAAACCGGTCATCGCGATGTGCCATCTGCAGGCACTCCCGGGCGACCCCTCCTACGATCGGGACGGTGGCGTCCCAGCAGTCCTCGACCATGCACGCCGCGAGTTGCAGGCGCTGCAGGACGGCGGCGTGGACGGCATCCTCATCTCCAACGAATTCAGCCTGCCCTACCTGACGAAGACGGAGCCCATCACCGCCATCACCATGGCCAGGATCATCGGCGAGCTGCGGGAGGAGATACGGGTGCCCTTCGGCGTGAACGTCCTCTGGGACGCGACGGCCTCGATCGACCTGGCTGTCGCGACGGGCGCCTCGTTCGTCCGGGAGATCTTCACCGGCGTGTACGCATCGGACTTCGGCACGTGGGAGACGAACGTCGGCGCCACCGCACGGCACCGCATCGCGGTCTGCGGGGAGAACGTCCGGCTGCTCTACAACATCGTGCCGGAAGCTGCGTCCTACCTCGGGTCACGGACCATCGCCGACATCGCCCGAAGCACCGTCTTCAACTGCCGGCCCGACGGGCTCTGCGTCTCCGGACTCACCGCCGGCGCCCCGACCGACACCAGTGTCCTGGCGACGGTCAAGGAGAATGCGGGATCCACTCCGGTCATCGTCAACACCGGCGTGAGGGCAGCGAACGCCGCGGAGCAGTTACGCGTCGCCGACGCGGCCATTGTCGGGACCTACTTCAAGGCCGACGGCGTCTTCGAGAACCCCGCCGATACCGCCCGCGTGAAGGAACTGATGTCCGAGGTCCAGAACTTCCGACGGTCGCTGTAG
- a CDS encoding ABC transporter permease: MALDQKNAGPTLGRLNAQLDQGLGSFLATIRREKGITRMLILLLLSFAIFALLKPAIFLNPLNLENIAIASPEIGILAVAMMLAMVTGGIDLSIVAIANFAAITITTVYSGIAAGNPAQAAAMMPLILVLGLATAVLAGLFNGFLIGVVGITPILATLGTMQILNGIAVVWTNGQTLYGAPEALTSFATTTVAGIPALFLFFLLIAAAIAVLMNRTPLGLKLQLQGANPLAAKYSGIGSRRVLMGTYLVSGLLGGLAGIVFLARNPTASADYGSSYVLLVIVIAVLGGTNPSGGFATVAGVVMATLTLQIVSSGFNAIRLSSYEYSIAQGLILIAVMVFDQIHFRRRKARKDLPDTNPVLP, encoded by the coding sequence GTGGCTCTGGACCAGAAGAACGCCGGGCCCACGCTGGGCCGGCTCAATGCGCAGCTCGATCAGGGCCTGGGTTCGTTCCTCGCGACCATCCGGAGGGAAAAAGGCATCACCAGGATGCTGATCCTCCTCCTGTTGTCCTTCGCGATCTTCGCCCTGCTCAAGCCTGCGATCTTCCTGAATCCGCTCAACCTCGAGAACATCGCGATCGCCTCGCCCGAGATCGGCATACTGGCCGTGGCGATGATGCTGGCGATGGTGACCGGCGGGATCGATCTGTCGATCGTCGCCATCGCGAACTTCGCGGCCATCACGATCACCACCGTCTACTCGGGGATTGCAGCCGGGAATCCAGCACAGGCCGCCGCGATGATGCCGCTGATCCTGGTGCTCGGGCTCGCGACGGCCGTTCTCGCCGGGCTGTTCAACGGGTTCCTCATCGGCGTCGTGGGGATCACCCCGATCCTCGCCACGCTCGGCACCATGCAGATCCTGAACGGCATCGCCGTGGTCTGGACGAACGGGCAGACGCTCTATGGCGCGCCCGAGGCCCTCACGTCCTTCGCGACGACGACCGTTGCCGGCATCCCCGCGCTCTTCCTGTTCTTCCTGCTGATTGCTGCAGCCATCGCCGTCCTGATGAACAGGACACCGCTGGGGCTGAAGCTGCAGCTGCAGGGCGCCAACCCCCTGGCCGCGAAGTACTCCGGCATCGGCAGCCGGAGGGTCCTGATGGGCACCTACCTGGTGTCGGGTCTCCTCGGAGGGCTCGCCGGTATCGTCTTCCTCGCCCGCAACCCGACGGCGAGCGCCGACTACGGGTCGTCCTACGTCCTGCTCGTCATCGTCATCGCCGTGCTCGGAGGAACCAACCCCAGCGGAGGCTTCGCGACCGTCGCCGGTGTCGTCATGGCCACCCTGACACTGCAGATCGTCTCCAGCGGGTTCAATGCCATCCGCCTGTCCTCCTATGAATACTCCATCGCCCAGGGCCTCATCCTCATCGCGGTGATGGTCTTCGACCAGATCCACTTCCGGAGGAGGAAAGCCCGGAAGGATCTTCCGGACACCAACCCGGTACTGCCGTAA
- a CDS encoding DeoR/GlpR family DNA-binding transcription regulator — MSRQAEIIEILQDEGFQSVVELARRLGVNPSTIRREFEKLEQLELIQRTHGGAYPVKQTDTPSLIKESLHHREKEAIGRAMADKVLDGQTILLDSGSTTLEVAKHLDNSRLTVVTNDLRIGLEIANRQCAHLVLIGGELLPNVYTLWGPSSVQQIEQLRVDVAIFGADTVDEQGIFNTSSYELELKRTMRSIAKEAFFVADSSKFGREALFKVFGLDQFTAGITDDLLDPIRASHFPVPIISVSPQRLAKK; from the coding sequence ATGTCGCGCCAAGCGGAGATCATCGAGATCCTTCAGGATGAGGGTTTCCAGTCGGTCGTCGAGTTGGCGCGTCGGCTGGGGGTCAATCCCTCCACCATCCGGCGTGAGTTCGAGAAGCTGGAGCAGCTGGAACTGATCCAGCGGACGCACGGCGGTGCCTACCCAGTCAAGCAGACCGACACCCCGTCGCTGATCAAGGAGTCCCTCCACCACAGGGAGAAGGAAGCCATCGGCCGGGCGATGGCGGACAAGGTCCTGGACGGCCAGACGATCCTCCTCGACAGCGGGTCGACGACCCTCGAGGTGGCGAAGCACCTCGACAACTCGCGGTTGACGGTCGTCACGAACGACCTGCGGATCGGTCTGGAGATCGCGAATCGGCAGTGCGCACATCTGGTCCTGATCGGGGGCGAGCTGCTGCCCAATGTGTACACGCTGTGGGGTCCCTCGTCGGTACAGCAGATCGAGCAGCTGCGCGTGGATGTGGCCATCTTCGGCGCGGACACGGTGGACGAGCAGGGGATCTTCAACACGAGCAGCTACGAGCTGGAGCTGAAGCGCACCATGCGGTCCATCGCGAAGGAAGCCTTCTTCGTCGCCGACAGCTCGAAGTTCGGCAGGGAAGCCCTCTTCAAGGTGTTCGGCCTGGACCAGTTCACGGCCGGCATCACCGATGACCTGTTGGACCCCATCCGGGCGTCCCACTTCCCCGTCCCGATCATCAGCGTCAGCCCGCAGAGACTGGCGAAGAAATAA
- a CDS encoding ABC transporter permease, giving the protein MSDVLARRKQIRLADLRGANNEGVLALVLLVLVIGMALISPSFFTVGTLFSILRGAIVPMVFALGVLIVIISGGIDVSFAAIAIFAGYTAVKVSEAGGFDPGLIGVFAIACGIGALLGLVNGAVIARFRLSTLIVTLGTQGIFRGILVAYIGSRYIADLPGSMSAISTANVITIRAGDNDAFLHVLVVPVIALCVLVAWVLKRTMFGRGIYAIGGDPEAARRAGFAVTRIQVALYVLAGVLAAFAGVLHVILGRNANPQALVGTELDIIAAVVLGGASIFGGRGSVLGTVLGVLLVQLINNSLILVGIPTAWQRAAVGVLLIVGVGIQALSAKRQSKKVFVTEETGA; this is encoded by the coding sequence ATGAGCGACGTGCTCGCCCGAAGGAAGCAGATCCGGTTAGCCGACCTGCGCGGAGCCAACAACGAGGGCGTGCTCGCACTCGTCCTGCTGGTGCTGGTCATCGGCATGGCACTGATCAGCCCCTCCTTCTTCACGGTCGGCACGTTGTTCTCGATCCTGCGCGGTGCCATCGTGCCCATGGTGTTCGCCCTCGGAGTGCTGATCGTCATCATCTCCGGCGGAATCGACGTCTCCTTCGCGGCCATCGCGATCTTCGCCGGGTACACGGCCGTGAAGGTATCGGAGGCCGGCGGTTTCGATCCCGGGCTCATCGGGGTCTTCGCCATCGCCTGCGGAATAGGGGCGTTACTCGGGCTGGTGAACGGTGCCGTCATCGCCCGCTTCCGGCTCTCGACGTTGATCGTCACACTGGGGACGCAGGGGATCTTCCGGGGAATCCTGGTCGCCTACATCGGCTCGCGCTACATCGCGGACCTGCCGGGAAGCATGTCGGCGATATCGACGGCCAATGTCATCACCATCCGGGCAGGCGACAATGATGCCTTCCTGCATGTGCTCGTGGTTCCGGTGATCGCACTGTGCGTCCTGGTGGCATGGGTGCTCAAGCGGACGATGTTCGGTCGTGGGATCTATGCGATCGGCGGCGATCCCGAGGCGGCACGCCGTGCCGGGTTCGCGGTGACGAGGATCCAGGTGGCGCTGTATGTGCTGGCCGGCGTCCTCGCCGCCTTCGCCGGTGTGCTGCATGTGATCCTCGGCCGCAATGCCAATCCGCAGGCGCTGGTGGGAACGGAACTGGACATCATCGCCGCCGTGGTTCTCGGAGGCGCCTCCATCTTCGGCGGCAGGGGTTCCGTCCTCGGAACCGTGCTCGGCGTGCTGCTCGTGCAACTGATCAACAACAGCCTGATCCTGGTCGGCATTCCTACCGCGTGGCAGCGCGCCGCCGTCGGCGTCCTGCTGATCGTCGGCGTCGGGATCCAGGCCCTCTCCGCGAAGCGGCAGTCCAAGAAGGTATTCGTCACTGAAGAGACGGGGGCGTAA
- a CDS encoding aminopeptidase has product MTADHRWALLAAQVAGGTGVRHGSRVSVFMTDPQVMPAVEAFVEECYRLGACPQVLATDERFDRIAVAHAPVDMLSAPAPLELASMHWADVHVSFRGMVAPTGDDVDEVRLAAQRRGKGLVSTARWEETAWSLVRVPTPEWAELIGVGYVGLLDEFFAGCLAPWSELRARWDMLCAALGQEDTVRVVAGDTDLTFRTRGRTWISFAGEANLPDGEIATAPLDDGVDGHIRFPGTFWFAGSPITELELRFEGGTVVEASAARGEGFVRELLDTDAGSRRVGELGIGTNPGMTTATGDLLIDEKILGTMHLALGRAYPDCGGINQSSLHWDIVKDLRKPGSFLSAGDHALIADGEVTGLLAEHTRPATLP; this is encoded by the coding sequence ATGACCGCTGATCATCGGTGGGCCCTGCTCGCAGCGCAGGTTGCCGGCGGCACAGGCGTGAGGCACGGCAGCAGGGTGTCGGTCTTCATGACGGATCCGCAGGTCATGCCCGCGGTGGAAGCCTTCGTCGAGGAGTGCTACCGCCTGGGTGCCTGTCCGCAGGTCCTGGCGACCGACGAACGATTCGACCGGATCGCCGTCGCGCACGCCCCGGTGGACATGCTGTCCGCACCGGCTCCCCTGGAGCTGGCGTCGATGCACTGGGCGGACGTCCACGTGTCCTTCCGGGGCATGGTCGCTCCGACGGGCGACGACGTCGACGAGGTGCGGCTCGCCGCCCAGCGCCGGGGGAAGGGCCTCGTCTCCACCGCCCGGTGGGAGGAGACCGCGTGGTCCCTGGTGCGGGTCCCGACGCCCGAGTGGGCCGAGCTCATCGGCGTCGGCTACGTCGGCCTGCTGGATGAGTTCTTCGCCGGCTGCCTGGCGCCCTGGTCCGAACTCCGCGCGCGCTGGGACATGCTGTGTGCTGCCCTCGGGCAGGAGGACACCGTCCGCGTCGTCGCCGGAGACACCGACCTCACCTTTCGAACCCGTGGACGGACCTGGATCAGCTTCGCGGGCGAGGCCAACCTGCCCGACGGGGAGATCGCCACGGCTCCCCTCGACGACGGGGTCGACGGGCATATCCGCTTCCCCGGCACCTTCTGGTTCGCCGGTTCTCCCATCACCGAGCTGGAGCTACGGTTCGAGGGCGGCACCGTCGTGGAAGCGTCCGCCGCCCGGGGCGAGGGGTTCGTCCGCGAGCTGCTCGACACCGATGCGGGTTCGCGACGCGTGGGGGAACTGGGGATCGGGACCAACCCCGGCATGACGACCGCCACGGGCGACCTGCTGATCGACGAGAAGATCCTGGGCACCATGCACCTGGCGCTAGGACGGGCCTATCCGGACTGCGGGGGCATCAACCAGTCGTCGCTGCACTGGGACATCGTCAAGGACCTGCGGAAGCCCGGGTCCTTCCTGTCCGCGGGGGATCACGCGCTGATCGCGGACGGGGAGGTGACGGGTCTGCTCGCGGAGCACACCCGTCCGGCAACCCTGCCCTGA